The following is a genomic window from Candidatus Methylomirabilota bacterium.
GTCCAGGGGCGCTACGCCGAGGCGGAGCCGCTCTACCGCCGCGCGCTCTCGATCCGCGAGCAGGCGTTAGGTCCCGAGCATCCGAGCGTCGCCACGAGCCTCAACAACCTGGCGGCCTTCTACCATGTCCAGGGGCGCTACGCCGAGGCCGAGCCGCTCTACAGGCGCACGCTCGTCATCCTCGAGAAATCAGTAGGCCCGGCGCATCAACGCGTCGGCATCACGCTCAACAACCTGGCGGAGGTCTACCGCGCCCAGGGGCGCTGGGAGGACGCGGCCCGGCTCTACCCGCAGGCGATCGCCATCGTCGAGAAGAATCTCGGCCCGGATCACCCGACGCTGGCGGGCCTGCTGGAGAACTACGCCGGGGTGCTTCGCCGCGCCCGCCGGGACGCCGAGGCGCTCGAGATCGACGAGCGCGCCCGCGACATCCGCGCGCGCCACTCTATACAAAACCCCCGCCGCTAGAAGGCCGGCGAGAAGGGTCCAGATGCGAGGCGGCGCCCGATGGCCGCACGCGAGGCGTACTCCTGTACGTTGAGCGAGGAGCGACCGAGCCAACGAAGCAGATGGGCCCTTATCGGCGGCCTGGTCAGGTGTCGCCGCGGGGGCGGCGGCGGGGGCGGCGCGGGCCGGGGTCGAGCTCGACCACGAGGCCGTCGCCCCAGCCGTATTTCCTCTTCGAGCGCGCCTGGATGTCGCGGACCAGCGCGGGCGCCGTCTCGGCCCTGACCACACGCGCCCGCCCACGGAGCCGAGCCGTGCCGACCCGCCAACGCACGCGCGGCTCGATCAGGAGGTTCTGGACCCAGTGGGCGCGCGGGCCGTGCTCGGACACGAGGTAGTAGCTGCGCCCTCGGCGCGTGAACCAGATCTCGATCTGGCGCGCGTGCCCGGTCTTCCTGCCGCGCGTCGTGAGGTAGAGGAACTCCTGCTCGTCGCCCGCCGCCGGGTGCGCCATCCTCGCGCTACGGGCGCGCGACGCGGGCCGGCTGCCCTGACCACTCCCAGCCGACCGTCGTGCGAGAGACGCCGAGGAGAAGGCCGCAGAGCGCGGACGGGTGGACCCAGAGCCCGTCGAGCTCGGTCGCGGGGTCCGGGCCGCGGGTCGTGAAGCGGCCGCCGCGCGCCGCGAGCCGCTCGATGATGGGCCGGACGTCGTCGGCCTCGACGTAGCACATGTAGAGCGAGTCGCCGCGCTTGGCGACCCAGCGCCCCATGGCCGACTTGGAGTTGGTCACCTGCGAGATCTCGATACGGTCGAGACGGTCCTTCGGGTTGAACATGGCCAGCGTGCCGACGTAGCCGAAGCGCTCGCTCGCGATCGGCGAGACCCGCGACGGGTCGAGGTCGAAGATCCGCCTGTAGCGGTCGGCCGCCGCGCGCCAGTCGGAGATGAGCGTGTTGGTCACCTCGTAGAGATGGCTGACGAGCCCGACGGAGGGGCGCGCGGCGTCGGGCGTAAGCACCACGCGCATGCCGAGGGTTACCGACGGCTCGAGGTAGACCTGCGCGCCCTCCGAGGCGAAGCGGCAGCCGTGGCGCTCGAGGTTGGCCGTCAGCGCCGCCATGTCGCGCGTCGAGAAGCCTGCGGTCATCAGCCCCTCGCCCTGGGCGCTCAAGTGCTCGGCGGCCGGACCCGGGCCCGAGGGCTCGCAGAGCTCCACCTCGCTCGAGCCCAGGGCCAGGACGAGCCGCGCGGCGCCGAGATACGCGCTCGGCGCCGCGCGCACGGGTTGAGCGCCCAGCACCTCGCCGAAGGTCCGCGCGGCAGCCTGCCTGTCCTTGACGACGAGCTGCACCCGGTCGACCCGCTCGAGCATGCCGCCTCCCGGAGGGCGGGGCTCATTCGCCGCCGCCTCTGTGCGATAATCCTGACACAAAACGCCCGGATCCGGTCGGAGACCCGAGGGCTCCCGAGGACAGAGACATGCCGAAGCTCAAGAAGCCGCAGGTTGTGGAGACGGCCGCACCCGAGCTGGCGCGGCCCGACTGGATCCTGGTGGCGCTGGCCCTCGTGGGGCTGGGCGTCGCGGGGTACCTAAGCGCGCTCAAGCTCGGCGGCACCCAGGCCTTCCTCTGCCGGGGCGGCAGCGGCTGCGATCTCGTCCAGGCGAGCCGCTATTCGCTGCTGGCCGGCGTGCCGACCGCGATGTGGGGCGCCGGAATCTACCTGGCCATCGCCGTGCTCGCCGCGATGCCGCGGACCGCGCGCCGCTGGCAGGCGGCCTTCATGCTGGTTTCCGGCGCCGTCGCCTTTTCCCTCTACCTGACGTACATCTCGATCTTCGTCATCGGCGCGACCTGCCCGTACTGCCTAGGCTCGGGCGGGATCTCCGTGGCGCTCCTCGTGGCCATGCTGTGGCGGCGCCCACCGGCGCAGGGCCGGCAGGCCGCGGTCTACAAGCCCGGCAGGCTGGCGGCGCTCGGGATCACCGCGGGCATCTTCACCGTCGTCTTCGGCGCCTTCATCTTCGCCGCCGACTTCTCGGTGCCGGCCGGCTACCAGTCCGCGCTCGCCCAGCACCTGGCGAAGAGTCAGGGCATCTTCTACGGCGCCTTCTGGTGACCCGCGTGCACAGAGCAAAAGGCCCGGTTCGGGTCTGCCGCGCGAGAGCTTCCGTACATCGAGTGCGATCCCAAGGGCGTCAACCCGCGCCAGGATCTCTGTGAGAAGGTGCCCGTGCGCTCCTATCCGACCTGGGTGATCGACGGGCAGAAATACGAGGGCGTCATGTCCCTCGACAGGCTGGCCGAGCTGTCGAAGTTCCGCTACGCCACGCCGACTGCGGCAAAGCCGTGACAGGGGCCGAGCTCTCCTCGCTGATGGCGGGCCCGAGCCCGCACGCGGTCCTCGACCTGCGCGAGCGGGCCGCGTACGCGGGCGGCCATATCTTCCGGGCCACCAATTTGCCGCGCTGCCTCCTCGAGTTCCGGCTGTTCCAGCTGGTGACGGCCAAGCGCACTCCGATAGTTCTCTGCGATGCGGACGGGCGGCTCGCGGCCCTGGCGTTGCCCGCGGTGCGCGCCATGGGCTTCACCGACGTGCGGGTGCTCGACGGCGGCCTCGAGGCGTGGCGCCGCGAGGGGCGCGGGACGATCACCGGCATCAACGTGCCGAGCAAGGCCTTCGGCGAGTGGGCGCTCCACACGCTGCGCACGCCGCAGATCCCGCCGCATGAGCTCCAGGCGTGGATCGACGGCGGCCGCGACATGGTCATCGTGGACTCGCGGACGCCCGAAGAATACGCGCGCGGCTGCATCCCCGGGGCCTGGAGCATGCCGGGGGGCGAGCTCATGCTGCGGATCGGCGAGCTGGCGAAGAGCCCCAAGACGACCATCGTTGTCCACTGCGGCGGCCGGACGCGGAGCTACATCGGCGCCGAGTCGCTTCGCCGTATGGGGCTGCCCAATCCCATCGTCGCGCTCGAGAACGGCACAATGGGCTGGGAGCTGGCCGGGCTGACCCTCGAGCGCGGCGCCGACCGCCGCGTGGCGGAGGTTTCCGAGGCGAGCCGGAAGCGCGCGGCGGCCGCGGCTTTGCTGATCGCGAAGGACGACGGCATCGCCTCGATCGCGCCGGCCGCGCTCGAAGCGCTCTGGGCCCGTCGCGCCGAGGAGAACGTGGCGCTCCTCGACGTGCGCACGCGCGAGGAGTACGAGGAGGGTCACGTGGCGGGCGCCACCTGGGCGCCCGGCGGCCAGGCCGTCCAGGCGACCGATGAGTACATCGCCGTCCGCGCCGCGCGGGTGGTGCTGGTCTGCGACGGCGCGGGGCGGTCGACCATGACCGCCGCGTGGCTCAAGCGCATGGGGATGCCCGAGGTCTCCGTCCTGGCGGGCGGCCTGCCCGCGTGGAAGGCGGGCGGCGGCGCTGTCGAAACCGGCCACCCGGATCCCGAGCCCTGGGGTTATGTTGCAGCGCGAGCCGCCGTCGGCACGCTCGGCCCCGTCGAGCTCTTGGCCGCTCTCGGCGGCGCGCAGGCGCCACCCGCTCCCGCGAAGGCTCTCCCCGCTCCCGCGAAGGCTCTCCCCGCCCCCGCGAAGGCTCCCCCCGCCCCCGCGAAGGCTCCAATGGTCCTGAGCGTGGACCAGAGCGACGTGTATGCGCGCGGCCACGTGCCGGGCGCGGCGTGGCTCTGCCGGAGCCGCCTCGAATGGAAGGCGCCCCAGGCGCTGTCCGACCGCGCGCAGGCGCTCGTCCTCACGTGCCGCGACGGGCGCCACTCGACGCTTGCCGCCGCCGCGCTCGCGCGGCTCGGGTATGCGTCGGTCCGCGTGCTCGAGGGCGGCACCCAGGCCTGGGAGCGCAAGGGGCTGGCGCTCGAGACGGGCAAGACCCTGCTCCTCGACGAGACCGACGACGTCGTGCTCAAGCCCTACGAGAAGGGCCGCGAAGCCATGGAGGCGTATCTGAAATGGGAAGTCGATCTCGACCCCGCCGCCCTCGACGCCGCGCGGTCAAAGTAGCCCGGAAGGCGAAGCGCCCCGCGCGCTCCGCGAAGCGCCGGCCGGCGCGCGCGAAGCCGGTGCGGCTCAAGGCGCCCGGCGCCCTCGTCAGCACCGAGTGGCTGGCCGCCCACCTGTTAGAGCCTCGCGGGGGCGCGGCTGAGCCTCGCGGGGGCGCGGCTGGCCCGCGCGTGCGCGTCCTGGACGGGACGTGGCACATGCCCCAGCTCCAGCGCGATCCCCGGCGCGAGTTCGAGGACGCGCACATCCCGGGCGCGGCCTTCTTCGACATCGACGGCATCGCCGACCGCGCGAGCCTGCTTCCCCACATGCTGCCGGGCGCGGCCCAGTTTGCCCGCCAGGTGGGCGCGCTCGGCATCTCGAACGCCGACCTGGTGGTGGTCTACGACGCGCGGGGAGTGGTCAGCGCCGCGCGAGTCTGGTGGACCTTCCGCGCCTTCGGCCATGACCGGGTTGCCGTGCTCGACGGGGGCCTGCGCAAGTGGCGGGCAGAAGGGCGGCCCGTCGAGTCGGGCCCCGCGACGCCTGCGCCGCGGCGATTTACCGCGCGGCGCAGGCTTGCGCTCGTGCGCGACCTCGGGCAGATGCGGCGCAACATGGAAAGCCGCCGCGAGCAGACGCTTGACGCCAGATCGCGCGGCCGCTTCGCCGGCACCGAGCCCGAGCCGCGCGCGGGACTGCGCGGCGGCCACATTCCGGGCAGCCTGAACCTGCCGTACGACATGCTCTACCGCCCCGACGCCACGCTCCTGCCGCCCGACGGGCTCCGCCAGGCTTTCGCCGCAGCCGCCGTGGATCTGGGCAAGCCCGTCGCGACGACGTGCGGCTCGGGCATCACGGCCTCGGTGCTGGCGCTTGGACTGCATCTCATCGGCCACAAAAAGGTCGCGGTGTATGACGGCTCGTGGACAGAGTGGGCCGGCCGCTCCGACACCCCCGTCGAACCCTAGGAGGCTTTGTTATGACGGCGTATACGCTCAAGCAGTTCGTGGACCACCTCGACGCCATCACCGCCGCGGAAGGCGATCCGGCGGTGATCACGGCGAAGGCGGCGCCGCTCCTGAAGCGACTGTGTCTGAACCCCGACGCCCTCCCGGCCGAGTACCGCACGGCGCCCGCGGGGCAGCGCGGCCGCTACCTGCTCCACCGCGCCCCGCGCTTCAACGTCACGTCCGTGATCTGGCGCCCGGGCGACGAGGCGGGATCCCACGACCACGAGACCTGGGGGCTGGTCGGCGTCGTGGAGAACGAGATACAGGAGACGCGCTACACGTCAGCCGGCACACGCGACCTCGGCGGCAAGATCACCCTCAAGGTCAAGGAAGTCTTCCACCACAAGGCCGGCGCGGTCTCCACGCTCGTTCCGCCCCACGACGAGATCCACGCCATGTACAACCCGACCAAGCGGGATACGGTCGAGATCCACGTCTACGGCAAAGACCTCGCGGGGCTCCAGCGCCACACCTTCGACAGGGACGGCACGGTCAAGTCCCTCGTCAGCTCCAAGTACATGAATTGCTGACGGACTCTCCCCGAGCGCGGACGCCGGCGCCGAAGAGGCGCTCGGG
Proteins encoded in this region:
- a CDS encoding nitroreductase/quinone reductase family protein, with the translated sequence MAHPAAGDEQEFLYLTTRGRKTGHARQIEIWFTRRGRSYYLVSEHGPRAHWVQNLLIEPRVRWRVGTARLRGRARVVRAETAPALVRDIQARSKRKYGWGDGLVVELDPGPRRPRRRPRGDT
- a CDS encoding VOC family protein; the protein is MLERVDRVQLVVKDRQAAARTFGEVLGAQPVRAAPSAYLGAARLVLALGSSEVELCEPSGPGPAAEHLSAQGEGLMTAGFSTRDMAALTANLERHGCRFASEGAQVYLEPSVTLGMRVVLTPDAARPSVGLVSHLYEVTNTLISDWRAAADRYRRIFDLDPSRVSPIASERFGYVGTLAMFNPKDRLDRIEISQVTNSKSAMGRWVAKRGDSLYMCYVEADDVRPIIERLAARGGRFTTRGPDPATELDGLWVHPSALCGLLLGVSRTTVGWEWSGQPARVARP
- a CDS encoding rhodanese-like domain-containing protein — its product is MRVLDGTWHMPQLQRDPRREFEDAHIPGAAFFDIDGIADRASLLPHMLPGAAQFARQVGALGISNADLVVVYDARGVVSAARVWWTFRAFGHDRVAVLDGGLRKWRAEGRPVESGPATPAPRRFTARRRLALVRDLGQMRRNMESRREQTLDARSRGRFAGTEPEPRAGLRGGHIPGSLNLPYDMLYRPDATLLPPDGLRQAFAAAAVDLGKPVATTCGSGITASVLALGLHLIGHKKVAVYDGSWTEWAGRSDTPVEP
- a CDS encoding rhodanese-like domain-containing protein, with protein sequence MTGAELSSLMAGPSPHAVLDLRERAAYAGGHIFRATNLPRCLLEFRLFQLVTAKRTPIVLCDADGRLAALALPAVRAMGFTDVRVLDGGLEAWRREGRGTITGINVPSKAFGEWALHTLRTPQIPPHELQAWIDGGRDMVIVDSRTPEEYARGCIPGAWSMPGGELMLRIGELAKSPKTTIVVHCGGRTRSYIGAESLRRMGLPNPIVALENGTMGWELAGLTLERGADRRVAEVSEASRKRAAAAALLIAKDDGIASIAPAALEALWARRAEENVALLDVRTREEYEEGHVAGATWAPGGQAVQATDEYIAVRAARVVLVCDGAGRSTMTAAWLKRMGMPEVSVLAGGLPAWKAGGGAVETGHPDPEPWGYVAARAAVGTLGPVELLAALGGAQAPPAPAKALPAPAKALPAPAKAPPAPAKAPMVLSVDQSDVYARGHVPGAAWLCRSRLEWKAPQALSDRAQALVLTCRDGRHSTLAAAALARLGYASVRVLEGGTQAWERKGLALETGKTLLLDETDDVVLKPYEKGREAMEAYLKWEVDLDPAALDAARSK
- a CDS encoding cysteine dioxygenase family protein, whose protein sequence is MTAYTLKQFVDHLDAITAAEGDPAVITAKAAPLLKRLCLNPDALPAEYRTAPAGQRGRYLLHRAPRFNVTSVIWRPGDEAGSHDHETWGLVGVVENEIQETRYTSAGTRDLGGKITLKVKEVFHHKAGAVSTLVPPHDEIHAMYNPTKRDTVEIHVYGKDLAGLQRHTFDRDGTVKSLVSSKYMNC
- a CDS encoding vitamin K epoxide reductase family protein, which translates into the protein MPKLKKPQVVETAAPELARPDWILVALALVGLGVAGYLSALKLGGTQAFLCRGGSGCDLVQASRYSLLAGVPTAMWGAGIYLAIAVLAAMPRTARRWQAAFMLVSGAVAFSLYLTYISIFVIGATCPYCLGSGGISVALLVAMLWRRPPAQGRQAAVYKPGRLAALGITAGIFTVVFGAFIFAADFSVPAGYQSALAQHLAKSQGIFYGAFW